A DNA window from Mobula hypostoma chromosome 3, sMobHyp1.1, whole genome shotgun sequence contains the following coding sequences:
- the fabp2 gene encoding fatty acid-binding protein, intestinal, translating into MTFNGSWRVERNENYEQFLEQLGVNVMKRKLAIHDNLKITIHQDGNKFTVKESSNFRTKEIEFTLGVSFEYSLADGTELQGSWNLEGDKLVGKFTRKDNGKELLTHREIVGNELVQTYSYDGVDAKRFFKKE; encoded by the exons ATGACATTCAATGGTAGCTGGAGGGTTGAAAGAAATGAGAACTATGAACAGTTTTTGGAACAACTGG GGGTAAATGTTATGAAAAGAAAGCTTGCAATTCATGATAACCTGAAGATTACAATTCACCAAGATGGAAATAAGTTTACTGTTAAAGAGTCCAGTAACTTCCGAACAAAAGAAATCGAGTTCACACTAGGAGTATCCTTTGAGTATTCATTGGCGGATGGAACAGAACTTCAA GGTTCATGGAATCTTGAGGGAGACAAACTTGTTGGAAAGTTCACGAGGAAGGACAATGGCAAGGAACTCTTAACACACAGGGAAATTGTTGGCAATGAACTTGTTCAG ACTTACTCATATGACGGAGTTGATGCGAAGAGATTCTTCAAAAAAGAGTAG